The genomic interval CGGCTGGGCACCGCGGCGCGGGCCCTGGTGGAGGCCTTCTGGCCGGGCGGCCTCACCCTGGTCGCGCACGCGCAGCCGTCGCTGCAGTGGGACCTCGGGGACACCGGCGGGACGGTCGCGGTGCGGATGCCCCTGCACCCGGTGGCCATCGAGCTGCTCCAGGCCACCGGGCCGATGGCCGTCAGCAGCGCCAACACCACCGGCCACCCACCGGCCACGACCGCCGACGAGGCGGTGGAGATGCTGGGCGACGCCGTGTCGGTCTATCTCGACGGCGGAAGGTCGGGGGAGCCGGTGCCGTCGACGATCGTCGACGTGACCGGCGACGTACCCAAGGTCCTGCGGGCCGGTGCGCTGGGCGTCGAGCTGCTCCGCGAGGTCGTCGGCGACCTCGAGGCCCCGTCGTACAGTGACGAGCGATGACGGTGCAGCGCGCCCAGCCCTTCTGGGGCCCGGACCTCGCGGCCCTCGAGGCGGAGGACCCTGAGATCGCGGCCGTCGTGCTGGGCGAGCTCGACCGGCTGCGCGGCGGCCTCCAGCTCATCGCGAGCGAGAACCTCACCTCGCCCGCCGTGCTGGCCGCCCTCGGGTCGACCCTGTCCAACAAGTACGCCGAGGGCTACCCCGGCCGGCGCTACTACGGCGGCTGCCAGCAGGTGGACCGGGCCGAGGAGATCGGCATCGCCCGGGCCAAGGAGCTCTTCGCCGGCGACGACGTACGACCCGATGACATCCACGTCAACCTGCAGCCGCACTCCGGGGCCAGCGCCAACCTGGCCGCCTACGCCGCGCTCGTGCAGCCCGGCGACACGGTGCTCGCGATGTCGCTGCCGCACGGCGGGCACCTGACCCACGGGTCCAAGGTCAGCTTCTCCGGCACCTGGTTCCACCCGGTGCCCTACACGGTGCGCCAGGACACCGAGCTGATCGACTACGACGAGGTGCGCGACCTGGCCCGGCAGCACCGGCCGAAGATGATCATCGCGGGCGCGACGGCGTACCCGCGGCTGATCGACTTCGCGGTGTTCCGCGAGATCGCCGACGAGGTGGGTGCCTGGCTGATGGTCGACGCCGCGCACTTCGTCGGCCTGGTCGCCGGCAGGGCCATCCCGTCGCCGGTGCCCTACGCCGACGTCGTCACCTTCTCCACCCACAAGGTGCTGCGCGGGCCGAGGGGCGGCATGCTGCTCTGCCGGCCCGACCTGGCCGCCCGGCTGGACAAGGCGGTCTTCCCGTTCTCGCAGGGCGGCCCGCTGATGCACGCCGTGGCCGCCAAGGCGGTCGCGCTCAACGAGGCGCTGCAGCCGGCGTACCGCGACTACGCCCGGCAGGTCGTCGGCAACGCGCAGGCGCTGGCAGCCGGCCTGGCGGCCGAAGGGATGCGGCCGGTGTCCGGCGGCACCGACACCCACCTGGCGCTGCTCGACCTGCGACCCCTCGACGTCACCGGCGCCGAGGCGGAGGCGCGCTGCGACGCCGCGCTCGTCACGCTGAACAAGAACGCCATCCCCTACGACCCGCGACCGCCGATGACCGCCTCCGGCATCCGGGTGGGCACCCCGGCAGTCACCACGCAGGGGATGCGCGAGCCCGAGATGGCACAGGTCGCGACCCTGATCGCCCGCGCGGTCCGTGACCGCGACGGCTCCGACACCGACGAGGTGGGTGCCGCGGTGCGCCGCCTGGTCGCCGACCACCCCGCCTACCCGCGACCGGCCTGACCGCGTGCGCGAGTACCTCCTCACCGCCGTCGTCGCGGCCGCCGTCACCTACCTGCTGACCCCGGTGGCCCGGCGGATCGCGCTGCGCTGGGGCGCCATGACCCAGGTGCGCGACCGTGATGTCCACGCGATCCCGACGCCCCGGCTCGGCGGCGTCGCCATGATGGGCGGCTTCACCGCCGCGCTCGTCGTGGCGAACAACCTGCCCTTCCTGGGCCCGCGACTGGACGCCCGCGACCTGCTCGCCGTGCTGTCCGGGTCAGTGCTCATCTGCCTGCTCGGTGTCGCCGACGACCGGTGGGAGCTCGACGCGGTGACCAAGCTCGCCGGCCAGGTGCTCGCGGCCGGCGTCATGGTGCTGCAGGGCGTGCAGATGCTCTTCCTGCCGTTCGGCGGGCTGGCGGGGGAGTCGACCGACGGGGTCCCTGGCGCCGTGGTGCTCGGCCCGCCCGAGGGTGCGGTCCTCACCGTCCTGGTCATCGTCGTGACGATCAACGCGGTCAACTTCGTCGACGGGCTGGACGGGCTGGCCGCCGGCATCGTGGCGATCGCCGCCAGCGCCTTCTTCGCCTTCTCCTACCTGCTGGCCGTGCAGGAGGGCCTGCTCCGCGCGACGACGGCCGGGGTGGTGGCGGCGGCGTTGATCGGCATCTGCGTGGGCTTCCTGCCGCACAACTTCAGCCCGGCGCGGGTCTTCATGGGCGACTCGGGGTCGATGCTGATCGGGCTGCTGCTCGCCACGACGACTATCACCCTCACCGGTTCGGTGAACCCCAACGACGTCGGCACCGACATCGCCCCCGCCCTGGTGCCGCTGCTGCTGCCGCTCGCGGTGATGGTGGTGCCGTTCCTCGACCTGCTGCTCGCCGTCGTGCGCCGGACGGCTGCCGGCCGGTCGCCGTTCGCCCCGGACAAGCAGCATCTCCACCACCGGCTGCTGGAGCGCGGCCACAGCCACGCCCGCGCCGTCCTCGTCATGTACCTGTGGTCCGCGGTGCTGGCCTACGGCGCGGTCGCGGTCGCCTTCCTCGACCCCCGCACCCTGGTCCTGAGCCTCGTCGCGGTCTCGGTCGTCGCGCTGCTGCTCACCGTCAACATCCCGCGCCTACGCCGGGCCGAGGGGACGTTCACCGGCCTGCGCCGCGGGCGGGTCCGGTGAGGGTACGTCCGGCAGCCCCCGGCACGAGCGCCCGCGGGCTGCTCGGCCCGGCCGTGCTGGCTGCCCTGGCCGCCGGGGCGCTGGCCGTCGTCGCCGCCGCGGTCGTCGCGGGCGGCCCGGGCGCCGCGGGTGCCTCCATCGGCCTGGCACTGGTCGTCGGCTTCCTGCTGCTCGGGCAGGTGCCGGTCGCCCAGGTCGCCCGCGGCCGTCGTGGCCTAGCAGCCGGCCTCCTGCTCATGCTCTACACCGCGCGGGTGGTCCTGCTGCTCGTCGCGCTGCGCGTCCTCTCCGACGCCGACGGGGTGGACCGCGAGGCGGTGGGCCTCACGGTCATCGCTGCCGCGCTCGCCTGGACGGCGGGCACGGTGTGGTCCGCACTGAGATGGCGGCCCTTGCTCGTTGAGCCGACCGGGCCCGACGAGCCGACCGGGCACGAGGCCGACGGGGCCGCCCGGCAGCGCTGAGATAGGGTCGTCCGACCATGTCGGAGCAGCCGCCCGAGACACCTCCGGTCAAGGAGGTCGACGCCTGGGCGGTGATCAGCTACCTGCTCGCCGGGGTCATCTTCTACGGGGGGATCGGGTGGCTGGTGGACTGGTGGCTCGGCACCCGCGGCTTCGTCGCCGCGGGGATCGTGCTGGGGGCGGCCGGAGGAATCTGGCTGGTCTGGCTCCGGTACAGTAAGCCTTGATCCCGAACGCACTTTTTGATCGCCGATGCACCGCGCCGGAATGGAGACGCCTTGCACCTGGTCAGCGTGGCCCAGGCGGCTGAGGAGGAGTTCCAGGCCCCTGGGCCGGGAGACTTCGAGTTCCCGCCGCTGTTCGGCGAGGGCACGTTCTTCACCAAGCCGATGCTCATCATCGTGCTCGGGACCCT from Actinomycetes bacterium carries:
- a CDS encoding L-threonylcarbamoyladenylate synthase, which encodes MAWIRRYDMSLPGERPVGIEQATDAVRRGELVVLPTDTVYGLGTDAFSAEAVGDLLEAKGRGRDMPVPVLVGSPRTLDGIATRLGTAARALVEAFWPGGLTLVAHAQPSLQWDLGDTGGTVAVRMPLHPVAIELLQATGPMAVSSANTTGHPPATTADEAVEMLGDAVSVYLDGGRSGEPVPSTIVDVTGDVPKVLRAGALGVELLREVVGDLEAPSYSDER
- the glyA gene encoding serine hydroxymethyltransferase, with the translated sequence MTVQRAQPFWGPDLAALEAEDPEIAAVVLGELDRLRGGLQLIASENLTSPAVLAALGSTLSNKYAEGYPGRRYYGGCQQVDRAEEIGIARAKELFAGDDVRPDDIHVNLQPHSGASANLAAYAALVQPGDTVLAMSLPHGGHLTHGSKVSFSGTWFHPVPYTVRQDTELIDYDEVRDLARQHRPKMIIAGATAYPRLIDFAVFREIADEVGAWLMVDAAHFVGLVAGRAIPSPVPYADVVTFSTHKVLRGPRGGMLLCRPDLAARLDKAVFPFSQGGPLMHAVAAKAVALNEALQPAYRDYARQVVGNAQALAAGLAAEGMRPVSGGTDTHLALLDLRPLDVTGAEAEARCDAALVTLNKNAIPYDPRPPMTASGIRVGTPAVTTQGMREPEMAQVATLIARAVRDRDGSDTDEVGAAVRRLVADHPAYPRPA
- a CDS encoding MraY family glycosyltransferase — translated: MREYLLTAVVAAAVTYLLTPVARRIALRWGAMTQVRDRDVHAIPTPRLGGVAMMGGFTAALVVANNLPFLGPRLDARDLLAVLSGSVLICLLGVADDRWELDAVTKLAGQVLAAGVMVLQGVQMLFLPFGGLAGESTDGVPGAVVLGPPEGAVLTVLVIVVTINAVNFVDGLDGLAAGIVAIAASAFFAFSYLLAVQEGLLRATTAGVVAAALIGICVGFLPHNFSPARVFMGDSGSMLIGLLLATTTITLTGSVNPNDVGTDIAPALVPLLLPLAVMVVPFLDLLLAVVRRTAAGRSPFAPDKQHLHHRLLERGHSHARAVLVMYLWSAVLAYGAVAVAFLDPRTLVLSLVAVSVVALLLTVNIPRLRRAEGTFTGLRRGRVR